The genomic DNA CCCGCGGGCGCCGGCGCGCAGCTCGACGCGGCGCCCCGCCCCGGCGAGCTGCAGCTCGGCCGGCTCCACTACTCCGGCGGCGGCGACTGGTACGGCAACCCGAGCAGCCTGCCCAACCTGCTCGAGGAGTTCGAGCGGCGCACCGGCATTGCCTGCGCTGAGCGCGAGACCGTCGTCAAGGCCACGGATCCGGGCCTGGACCGCTTGCCGCTCGTCTACCTGAACGGTCACGGCAACCTGCAGCCGACGCCCGAGGAGGAGGCCCGCCTGCGCGCCTGGCTGCGGCGCGGCGGCTTCCTCTGGGCGGACGACAACTACGGCCTCGACGCCAGCTTCCGGCGCACGGTGGAGCGGGTTTTCCCCGAGGAACAGCTCGTCCTCGTGCCCGCCGAGCACCCGATCTACCACAGCTTCTACGACCTGGCCGGCGTGCCGAAGATCCACGTCCACGACGGCAAGCCACCGCAGGGCTGGGGCCTCTTCCTCGACGGCCGGCTCGCCGTCTTCTACACCTTCGAGGCGGACATCGGCGACGGCCTCGAGGATCCCGACGTGCACAAGGACCCGCCCGACAAGCGCGAGGCGGCGCTGAAGATGGCGATCAACGTGCTCTACCACGCCCTCGTGCGGGCGCGGCCGGCGGCATGAGCGCGCCCGGCGCAGCGACGGCCGCCCAGCGGCTCGGCGCCCTGCTCGGCCGCGAGCTGGCTCGCGCGCGGCGCCTGCACTGGCGCGCGGCGCTCGGGCCGGCGGGCGCGGCGGCCCTGGCCGTGCTGCTGCTCGCGGCACTCGCTCTCCAGTTCATCTCGCCGGCGAGCGCGCGGGGCGGCGGGCTCTTCGCGCTCCTCGCCTGGCTGCTCGCGCTCGCGCCCCTCGCCGCGGCCTTCGTCTGGCCGCTGCGCCGCTTGCCCGACGCGCGTCGCCTGCTGCGCGAGGCCGAGGCGCGCGCCGACACGCGCCAGCTCCTCGAGACCGCCGCGGACGTCGCCGAGGGCCGCCTCGCCGGCAAGGGCTACTCGCCCGCGCTGATGGACCGCGTGCTCGCGGACGCGGTGGCGCGTGCCGCCGCCGGTCTACCCGATCCCGAGCAGGGTCCCTGGCCGCGGCGGGGCCGGCGGGCGCTCGCCGTCCTGGCGCCGCTCTT from bacterium includes the following:
- a CDS encoding DUF4159 domain-containing protein, producing the protein MRRWPLLALDLALALALGLRPAGAGAQLDAAPRPGELQLGRLHYSGGGDWYGNPSSLPNLLEEFERRTGIACAERETVVKATDPGLDRLPLVYLNGHGNLQPTPEEEARLRAWLRRGGFLWADDNYGLDASFRRTVERVFPEEQLVLVPAEHPIYHSFYDLAGVPKIHVHDGKPPQGWGLFLDGRLAVFYTFEADIGDGLEDPDVHKDPPDKREAALKMAINVLYHALVRARPAA